A part of Acidisarcina sp. genomic DNA contains:
- the ctaD gene encoding cytochrome c oxidase subunit I, whose product MGTVVKLPPQEGATLPKHTYLNNGYGLKSWLLTGDHKRIAILYLISITFFFFIGGAMAGLVRLELLTPMPDLVASDTYNKLFTMHGVIMIFLFLVPSVPAVIGNFVLPIMLGAKDLAFPKINLLSWYLYVFGGIFTLTAMVLGGVDTGWTFTTPLSTHYLNTHVITAALGVFVAGFSSIFTGLNFIVTTHRMRAPGMTWFRLPLFVWSNYAASILMVLGTPVLAIAIVLVALERTIGIGVFDPSRGGDPLLFQHLFWFYSHPAVYIMILPGMGVISEVISTFSRKRVFGYTAVAFSSVAIAVFAFFVWEHHMFIMGVSNYSALVFSLLTMLVAVPSAIKIFNWSATLYKGSITFETPMLYAFGFIGLFTIGGLTGVFLGSLGMDIHLTETYFIVAHFHFVMVGGMLMAYLAGIHFWWPKMTGRMYPESLSKLAAIITFIGFNLTFFPQFVLGYLGMPRRYHAYPPEFQVLNVLSTAGATVLGVGYLLPMLYMTWSLKYGAIAGDNPWQATGLEWQIQSPPITSNFEETPIMDHEAYDYEWLANKTPYEVTSVG is encoded by the coding sequence ATGGGTACAGTCGTCAAGCTTCCACCACAGGAAGGCGCAACCCTGCCGAAGCATACCTACCTCAACAATGGCTATGGGCTCAAGAGCTGGCTGTTGACCGGGGACCACAAGCGGATCGCGATCCTGTACCTGATCTCGATCACCTTCTTCTTCTTCATCGGGGGAGCCATGGCTGGCCTTGTCCGCCTGGAGCTGCTCACGCCGATGCCGGATCTGGTCGCGTCCGATACTTATAACAAGCTCTTCACCATGCATGGCGTCATCATGATCTTTCTCTTCCTGGTGCCGTCGGTTCCCGCCGTTATCGGGAACTTCGTGCTGCCGATCATGCTGGGCGCTAAAGATCTGGCTTTCCCCAAGATCAACCTGCTGAGCTGGTACCTCTACGTCTTCGGCGGAATCTTTACTCTCACGGCCATGGTGCTGGGGGGCGTCGACACGGGTTGGACCTTCACCACCCCGCTCAGTACGCACTATCTCAATACGCATGTCATTACTGCGGCTCTTGGCGTCTTCGTCGCCGGCTTCAGCTCCATTTTTACGGGATTGAACTTCATCGTCACGACGCACCGCATGCGGGCTCCAGGAATGACCTGGTTCCGCCTGCCGCTCTTTGTGTGGTCCAACTACGCGGCATCGATCCTGATGGTCCTCGGCACCCCGGTTCTGGCCATCGCCATCGTGCTGGTTGCGCTGGAGCGCACCATCGGCATCGGGGTCTTCGACCCAAGCCGCGGCGGCGATCCACTGCTCTTCCAGCATCTCTTCTGGTTCTACTCCCACCCCGCCGTCTACATCATGATTCTGCCGGGCATGGGCGTCATCTCCGAAGTCATCAGCACCTTCTCACGCAAGCGTGTCTTCGGCTATACCGCCGTGGCCTTCTCCTCGGTCGCCATCGCGGTCTTCGCCTTCTTTGTGTGGGAGCACCACATGTTCATCATGGGCGTCTCGAACTATTCGGCGCTGGTCTTCTCCCTGCTCACCATGCTGGTTGCCGTGCCCTCCGCCATCAAGATCTTCAACTGGTCGGCAACCCTCTACAAGGGATCGATCACCTTTGAAACCCCTATGCTCTACGCCTTCGGGTTCATCGGCCTGTTCACCATTGGCGGCCTCACCGGAGTCTTTCTCGGCTCGCTGGGAATGGATATCCACCTTACCGAGACGTACTTCATCGTCGCTCACTTCCACTTCGTCATGGTCGGCGGCATGTTGATGGCCTACCTCGCCGGAATCCATTTCTGGTGGCCCAAGATGACAGGCCGCATGTACCCCGAGTCGCTTTCCAAGCTTGCCGCCATCATCACGTTTATCGGATTCAACCTCACCTTCTTCCCCCAGTTTGTTCTGGGATACCTGGGGATGCCGCGCCGCTACCACGCCTATCCCCCTGAGTTTCAGGTGCTGAACGTGCTCTCCACTGCCGGAGCCACCGTCCTCGGCGTCGGCTACCTGTTGCCCATGCTGTATATGACCTGGTCTTTGAAGTATGGCGCGATTGCAGGAGACAACCCCTGGCAGGCAACCGGCCTCGAATGGCAGATCCAGTCTCCTCCCATTACCTCGAACTTCGAGGAGACGCCCATCATGGACCACGAGGCATACGACTACGAATGGCTCGCGAACAAGACCCCATACGAGGTAACGAGCGTTGGATAG
- a CDS encoding cytochrome c oxidase subunit 3 family protein produces the protein MDSQITVSNGAATEVASPAHEHPAYLRHHFETVEQQREASSLGMWLFLLTEIMFFGGLFTAYLIYRNWYYPAFVAGSHQLSIVLGTTNTVVLITSSFTMAMGVWSAEMKNKRGLVLALAATFVLGLVFLGIKADEYHEKWEKHHIPGANFSIEEFVHPSSPKEKVLAPDMAEKTQMYFSLYFIMTGMHALHMIIGIAILSVLLVRAIGGAYTSGHMTTIENFGLYWHFVDIVWIFLFPLLYLISRY, from the coding sequence TTGGATAGCCAAATCACAGTAAGCAACGGCGCCGCAACCGAAGTGGCTTCTCCTGCACACGAGCACCCGGCATACCTGCGCCACCACTTTGAAACCGTGGAGCAGCAGAGGGAAGCATCGAGCCTCGGCATGTGGCTCTTCCTGTTGACCGAAATCATGTTTTTCGGGGGACTCTTTACCGCCTACCTCATCTATCGGAACTGGTACTATCCGGCCTTCGTCGCCGGCAGCCATCAGCTCAGCATCGTGCTGGGCACCACCAATACCGTGGTGCTCATCACCTCCAGCTTCACCATGGCTATGGGTGTCTGGTCGGCAGAGATGAAGAACAAGCGAGGACTGGTCCTTGCCCTCGCGGCCACGTTTGTCCTCGGCCTGGTATTCCTTGGCATCAAGGCCGACGAATACCACGAGAAATGGGAGAAGCACCACATCCCCGGCGCAAACTTCAGCATCGAGGAGTTTGTGCATCCTTCCAGCCCGAAGGAAAAGGTCCTCGCGCCCGATATGGCGGAGAAGACGCAGATGTACTTCTCCCTGTACTTCATCATGACGGGCATGCACGCCCTGCACATGATCATCGGGATTGCCATCCTCTCCGTTCTGCTGGTGCGCGCCATCGGAGGAGCCTATACCAGCGGGCACATGACCACGATCGAGAACTTCGGTCTTTACTGGCACTTCGTCGATATTGTGTGGATCTTCCTGTTCCCGCTCCTCTATCTCATAAGCCGTTACTGA
- a CDS encoding cytochrome C oxidase subunit IV family protein — MMEHASHPVPEHQKHHIVSPVTYALIFGALLLGTALTVGASYIDMGPWNPVIALAIACTKAVLVILFFMHIAFSSRVTKLTVAAGFFTFLVLVSMTLTDYISRAWGLW; from the coding sequence ATGATGGAACACGCCAGCCATCCCGTTCCCGAGCACCAGAAGCACCACATCGTCAGCCCGGTTACCTATGCGCTCATCTTTGGAGCCCTGCTGCTGGGCACGGCACTCACCGTCGGCGCCTCCTACATCGATATGGGGCCGTGGAATCCGGTCATCGCTCTTGCCATCGCCTGCACCAAGGCCGTGCTCGTCATCCTTTTCTTCATGCATATAGCTTTCAGCTCGCGGGTCACCAAACTTACGGTGGCTGCCGGCTTTTTCACCTTCCTCGTCCTGGTCTCCATGACGCTTACCGACTACATCAGCCGTGCCTGGGGCCTCTGGTAG
- a CDS encoding choice-of-anchor D domain-containing protein, which yields MRLILRLHRLGIALLAFSAFGMWNLSAPVQSAAQVTIVSASAPVRARSISGSGAMRRTSAARFLARRTSAGVTPARLLAQARQQSAAMPIALPAATTSLTNPWQPVGPAQVVSPYYDKVTGRVTSIAIDRADSTGNTVYVGTTGGGVWKSTNAAASASQVVFSPLTDTLPAFSSGKTASLSIGAISVQPGGTGVLLAGTGDPNDALDSYYGSGLLRSTDNGVTWSLIDQTSDALIGPYWNVSFIGEGFAGFAWSTTSPNLVVAAVSEAAEGTIVNSPINGVSVRGLYYSTDAGATWHLATITNGPYKTVQGPGTDFTGWGGSAATAVVWNPIRKMFYAAVRYHGYYSSPDGITWTRLTNQPGPQLAAINCPITPGSAGSTSCAIFRGALAVQSVTGDLFAFTVDQNNKDIGLWQDACNLQSGACASSTVTFAHQVATTALEATDGSKTIVQGTYNLWLAAVPSQADTLLYTGTVDISRCSLLNSCVWRNTTNATTCGAARVSPSQHAVDFLPGSAGQVFPGLMFFGNDGGLWRTTDGAQQSSSACSTSDAQSFDNLNGSLGSLAELTGLAQHPTDGSVYLAGLGANGTAAPVPGQAAWPQVLDGEGATTAIDPANPQNWYTTSASGVSIQRCTLGAACTPADFGQPAIGETQVSGDGLTMPVPAAYALDAADPSQMLVGTCRVWLGPANGAGWSSANAISGMLDGAPQPACNGNALIRSLAGSPAPSGEWLYAGMDGLLDGGGAVAGHVFQSWWTGSATAWKDLSTSPVVNASQGFNPGAFAVSSIVADAHDATGQTVYVTIEGFSGNGISAALVYRSTDAGGHWTNVNSNLPSAPANSLVVDPGDANTVYVALDTGVYVTRQIADCSNPLINCWSVYGVGLPNAPVTQLRVLGGSNPMLRAGTYGRGIWEIPLAASQSTGTTATVSPTSLTFADQVLQTASAQQTVTLTNTGTQPLLVTKIAAVGDFAQQNNCSTAIPAQGTCSIQVSFIPTQLGARSGTLTVYANIPSGQLTVALSGNGVGGANIVLLPTSLNFGTVATGTTSAAQNLTISNTGGTTIALGAMSVTGPYRITANTCGASLAPTYGCTVGIAFAPTVSGAAPGSFSVTDSLGTQTASLSGTGATSASDNLTPLALTFPAQLLATNSSPQLVTLTNNGDSALMPISAQTTGDFSVTSNCGASLAGHSSCAFSVVFHPTRAGQETGTLTVSDPLGTHTVALSGTGLAPAGISIAPTTLDFGGVGVGGSSAQSVTLTNNGGVSLTSIAFAATGDFALAANGCGASLAAGASCSFQVVFSPSQAGARTGNLTVTSSSATSFNVPLNGFGEDFSLVVVGSPSATVVTGQTASYALSLVPVAGSSGTVSLACTGAPKNTVCTVSPASAQVTGGNSVSISVQVTTGVSVAANSSPAFPRPAGHGPGRGQDAARGLLTLALLLPVGWGLRRRRSVWMVLLLVCLAFAPLGCGVTINGGKQSPPPNSPPGSTTPPGTYALTITATAPGIQRTAALNLTVE from the coding sequence ATGAGACTAATCTTGAGATTGCATCGGCTTGGTATTGCCTTACTTGCGTTTTCTGCCTTCGGCATGTGGAACCTGTCGGCTCCGGTACAGTCGGCAGCGCAGGTTACCATCGTGTCCGCTTCTGCTCCTGTCCGCGCCCGATCCATCTCAGGCTCCGGCGCGATGCGGCGTACCTCTGCAGCACGCTTCCTCGCCCGGCGCACCTCTGCTGGCGTTACTCCGGCGCGTCTTCTGGCTCAGGCGCGGCAGCAAAGTGCAGCCATGCCGATAGCTCTCCCGGCGGCAACTACCTCTCTCACCAATCCCTGGCAGCCGGTCGGCCCTGCTCAGGTTGTCTCTCCCTATTACGACAAGGTGACGGGGCGCGTCACCAGCATTGCCATCGACCGTGCGGATTCCACCGGGAACACGGTGTACGTGGGCACAACGGGGGGCGGGGTCTGGAAGTCGACCAATGCCGCGGCCAGCGCCTCTCAGGTTGTGTTCTCTCCGCTCACCGATACTCTGCCGGCATTCAGTTCCGGCAAGACGGCATCGCTCAGCATCGGAGCTATCAGCGTGCAGCCGGGCGGGACCGGAGTTCTGCTGGCTGGCACCGGCGACCCCAACGACGCACTGGACTCGTACTACGGCAGCGGGCTGTTGCGCTCCACCGACAACGGCGTGACCTGGAGCCTGATCGACCAGACGAGCGACGCGCTCATCGGCCCATATTGGAACGTCTCCTTTATCGGAGAGGGCTTCGCCGGGTTTGCCTGGAGCACCACTTCGCCCAATCTTGTCGTCGCCGCGGTTTCCGAGGCTGCCGAGGGCACCATCGTCAACTCGCCGATCAACGGCGTCAGCGTGCGCGGCCTTTACTACTCCACCGATGCCGGAGCAACCTGGCACCTCGCGACGATCACGAATGGACCGTACAAGACGGTTCAGGGTCCAGGCACCGACTTCACGGGATGGGGCGGCAGCGCGGCCACCGCCGTGGTCTGGAACCCTATCCGCAAAATGTTCTATGCTGCGGTGCGCTATCACGGCTACTACAGCTCGCCGGATGGCATCACCTGGACGCGGCTCACCAATCAGCCCGGTCCGCAACTGGCCGCAATCAACTGTCCCATCACGCCAGGCTCCGCTGGGTCCACCTCCTGCGCCATCTTTCGTGGCGCGCTTGCGGTTCAATCGGTTACAGGCGATCTTTTCGCCTTCACCGTCGACCAGAACAACAAGGACATCGGGCTGTGGCAGGACGCCTGCAATCTGCAGTCGGGCGCGTGCGCGTCGAGCACCGTAACCTTTGCCCACCAGGTTGCGACCACTGCGCTGGAAGCGACCGATGGAAGCAAGACCATCGTTCAGGGAACCTACAATCTGTGGCTCGCGGCAGTACCATCGCAGGCGGATACGCTCCTCTATACCGGGACGGTGGACATCTCCCGCTGCAGCCTGCTGAACAGTTGCGTCTGGCGTAACACGACGAACGCCACCACCTGCGGGGCAGCCAGGGTCTCGCCCTCGCAGCACGCGGTTGACTTTCTTCCCGGCAGCGCCGGGCAGGTCTTTCCCGGGTTGATGTTCTTTGGCAACGACGGCGGTCTGTGGCGAACGACGGACGGCGCGCAGCAGTCTTCCTCCGCCTGCTCTACTTCGGATGCCCAGTCGTTCGACAATCTCAACGGAAGCCTCGGTTCGCTGGCCGAGCTGACCGGATTGGCGCAGCACCCTACGGATGGCTCTGTGTATCTGGCAGGGCTGGGGGCGAACGGCACCGCCGCACCTGTTCCGGGGCAGGCAGCGTGGCCGCAGGTGCTGGATGGCGAGGGCGCAACCACCGCGATCGATCCCGCGAATCCGCAGAACTGGTATACCACCTCGGCATCCGGCGTCTCCATCCAGCGCTGCACGCTTGGCGCAGCCTGTACGCCGGCGGACTTCGGGCAGCCCGCCATCGGAGAGACGCAGGTGAGCGGCGATGGGCTGACCATGCCGGTGCCTGCGGCCTATGCGCTCGACGCGGCCGATCCGTCGCAAATGCTGGTCGGCACCTGCCGGGTTTGGCTTGGACCCGCCAACGGCGCCGGCTGGTCCTCGGCGAACGCGATCAGCGGGATGCTCGACGGCGCTCCCCAACCCGCCTGCAACGGGAATGCGCTCATTCGCTCGCTGGCAGGCAGTCCTGCGCCTTCCGGAGAATGGCTGTATGCGGGAATGGATGGCCTGCTGGACGGTGGCGGCGCCGTGGCCGGTCACGTATTCCAGTCGTGGTGGACCGGCTCGGCAACTGCCTGGAAGGATCTCTCCACCTCCCCGGTCGTCAATGCCAGCCAGGGCTTCAATCCGGGAGCCTTTGCCGTCTCCAGCATTGTCGCGGATGCGCATGATGCCACGGGGCAGACGGTATACGTCACGATTGAGGGCTTCAGCGGCAATGGCATCTCTGCCGCTCTGGTCTATCGCAGCACCGATGCCGGTGGGCACTGGACAAACGTCAACAGCAATCTACCCTCGGCTCCGGCCAACAGCCTGGTGGTCGATCCTGGAGACGCCAACACGGTTTACGTGGCGCTCGATACGGGGGTCTATGTGACCCGGCAGATCGCCGATTGCTCCAACCCTCTGATCAATTGCTGGAGTGTCTATGGCGTCGGCCTGCCCAACGCTCCGGTGACGCAGTTGCGGGTTCTCGGCGGTTCCAATCCCATGCTGCGCGCCGGCACCTATGGCCGGGGAATTTGGGAGATTCCGCTGGCTGCCAGCCAGAGCACAGGGACAACCGCGACGGTCTCTCCCACCTCGCTGACCTTCGCGGATCAAGTGCTGCAGACGGCTTCGGCCCAGCAGACGGTGACCTTGACCAACACCGGAACGCAACCCCTGCTGGTAACCAAGATTGCCGCCGTCGGCGATTTCGCGCAGCAGAACAACTGCTCCACAGCGATCCCCGCACAGGGAACGTGCAGTATCCAGGTGAGCTTTATTCCAACCCAACTGGGCGCGCGCAGCGGCACCCTGACTGTCTATGCGAATATTCCCTCCGGTCAGCTGACGGTGGCTCTTAGCGGAAACGGCGTTGGGGGCGCGAACATCGTTCTGCTGCCAACCTCGCTGAATTTCGGCACCGTGGCCACCGGCACGACCTCTGCCGCGCAGAATCTGACGATCTCCAATACGGGTGGGACGACCATCGCCCTCGGCGCCATGTCCGTCACTGGACCTTACCGGATTACAGCAAACACCTGCGGAGCTTCGCTGGCCCCCACCTATGGCTGCACGGTGGGCATCGCCTTCGCTCCCACGGTGTCAGGTGCTGCTCCGGGGAGCTTCTCTGTCACCGACAGCCTGGGCACTCAAACGGCCTCCCTCAGCGGCACCGGCGCAACCTCTGCCAGCGATAACCTGACGCCGCTGGCGCTTACTTTTCCGGCGCAGCTTCTGGCTACCAACAGCTCTCCGCAACTCGTTACTTTGACCAACAACGGCGACTCGGCCCTGATGCCGATCAGCGCCCAGACGACGGGAGACTTTTCCGTAACCAGCAACTGCGGCGCCTCGCTTGCGGGCCACTCCAGTTGCGCTTTCTCGGTAGTTTTTCACCCCACCCGCGCCGGGCAGGAGACGGGTACGCTGACGGTCAGCGATCCGCTGGGGACGCATACCGTAGCCCTCAGCGGTACTGGACTCGCACCGGCGGGTATCTCGATCGCGCCGACTACTCTCGATTTCGGCGGCGTGGGAGTTGGCGGCAGCAGCGCCCAGAGTGTTACTTTGACGAACAACGGCGGGGTTTCCCTCACCAGCATCGCCTTTGCCGCGACAGGGGATTTCGCGCTTGCGGCGAATGGCTGCGGAGCCAGTCTGGCCGCGGGTGCAAGCTGCAGCTTTCAGGTAGTTTTTTCGCCCTCGCAGGCTGGAGCCAGGACCGGAAACCTGACCGTGACGAGTTCCTCGGCGACCTCCTTCAACGTGCCGCTGAACGGCTTTGGCGAAGACTTCTCGCTGGTGGTGGTTGGCTCTCCGAGTGCAACCGTCGTTACCGGGCAGACCGCCAGCTATGCGCTGAGTCTCGTACCCGTGGCGGGCTCCAGCGGGACGGTGTCTCTTGCCTGCACGGGCGCGCCCAAAAATACGGTCTGCACCGTTTCTCCGGCCAGCGCCCAGGTTACGGGTGGCAATTCCGTCTCCATCTCCGTGCAGGTGACGACCGGCGTCTCTGTAGCGGCGAACTCCTCACCCGCCTTTCCGCGCCCTGCCGGCCATGGCCCTGGCCGCGGTCAAGACGCCGCCAGGGGATTGCTGACCCTCGCTCTTCTCCTGCCCGTCGGCTGGGGCCTGCGTCGCCGCCGCTCCGTGTGGATGGTGCTCCTGCTGGTGTGCCTTGCTTTTGCGCCTCTGGGATGCGGAGTCACCATAAATGGGGGAAAGCAGTCTCCGCCGCCGAATTCGCCTCCCGGCAGCACGACTCCCCCCGGAACGTATGCGCTGACTATTACCGCAACTGCTCCGGGAATCCAGAGGACAGCCGCCCTCAACCTGACAGTGGAGTAG